One window of the Desertifilum tharense IPPAS B-1220 genome contains the following:
- the mgtE gene encoding magnesium transporter, whose product MPASLPDYSRQELRNLVRIQLQSLLEEGDFRGAKAILVPVQSADIAEAIEGLPEAMQAIAFRLLSKTEAIEVYEYLDSTIQQALIEEFKRQEVIDIVDQMSPDDRARLFDELPAKVVSRLLEQLSPEERRATALLLGYEAGTAGRIMTPEYIALKETFTVAQTLERIRSLSPVTETIYYLYVTDTARRLTGILSLRDLVTAQPHQTTGEIMIRDVVFVHTDTDQEEVARLIQRYDFLAVPVVDREQRLVGIITVDDVIDIIEQEATEDIYALAGVQADGDNYFQTNLVTVARRRVVWLLVLLLTNTATGSIIKSQESLLSRLAVLAAFIPLLVGTGGNVGAQSSTVVIRGLHTDEIRTLGAVQIVFREGIAGLILGTMLGTLATLWAYWLQGNLSVAIAVGASLLAISVLASVAGSTLPFIFRSLNLDPALMSAPFITTAVDVLGVLIYFNIARLVLGM is encoded by the coding sequence ATGCCTGCTTCCCTCCCAGATTATTCGCGCCAAGAACTTCGGAATCTCGTGCGAATTCAGTTGCAATCCCTCTTAGAGGAGGGAGATTTTCGGGGAGCGAAAGCTATCCTAGTACCAGTGCAGTCTGCGGATATTGCGGAGGCAATTGAAGGGCTGCCCGAAGCCATGCAAGCGATCGCATTTCGCTTACTTTCTAAAACCGAAGCGATCGAAGTCTACGAGTATCTCGACTCGACGATTCAGCAAGCGCTAATCGAAGAGTTTAAGCGTCAGGAAGTCATTGATATTGTCGATCAAATGTCTCCTGACGATCGCGCCAGATTGTTTGACGAACTACCTGCTAAAGTTGTGAGTCGCCTCCTCGAACAACTCAGTCCCGAAGAACGCCGCGCCACCGCCTTGCTTCTTGGCTACGAAGCCGGAACCGCCGGACGGATCATGACGCCGGAATACATTGCGCTCAAAGAAACCTTTACGGTTGCTCAAACCCTAGAACGCATCCGCAGTCTATCTCCGGTAACGGAAACGATTTATTATCTCTACGTTACTGATACCGCGCGTCGGCTTACAGGGATCTTATCCTTACGGGATTTAGTCACCGCCCAACCCCATCAAACGACAGGGGAAATTATGATCCGCGATGTGGTGTTTGTTCACACCGACACCGATCAAGAAGAGGTGGCGCGGCTTATTCAGCGTTATGATTTTTTGGCGGTTCCAGTAGTCGATCGCGAACAGCGACTTGTAGGAATCATTACGGTTGATGATGTGATCGATATTATCGAACAAGAAGCAACTGAAGATATTTATGCCCTCGCTGGGGTACAAGCGGATGGAGACAATTATTTTCAGACCAATCTTGTCACTGTCGCTCGTCGCCGCGTGGTTTGGTTGCTCGTCTTATTACTCACCAATACGGCTACCGGAAGTATTATTAAATCTCAAGAATCCCTATTAAGTCGTTTAGCTGTGCTGGCTGCCTTTATCCCCTTGCTAGTGGGAACGGGAGGAAATGTGGGCGCTCAGTCCTCTACAGTGGTGATCCGAGGCTTGCATACCGATGAAATTCGCACCCTAGGGGCGGTTCAGATCGTGTTTCGCGAAGGGATCGCCGGTTTAATTTTAGGCACAATGCTGGGGACGCTTGCTACCCTATGGGCCTATTGGTTGCAAGGGAATTTATCGGTGGCGATCGCTGTCGGCGCTTCTTTACTGGCAATTTCTGTACTGGCTTCGGTGGCGGGTTCTACTCTCCCGTTCATCTTCCGTTCCCTCAATCTCGATCCAGCCTTGATGTCTGCGCCATTTATCACAACGGCAGTTGATGTCCTCGGCGTGTTAATTTACTTCAATATTGCACGGCTGGTTTTAGGAATGTAG